ATCCACTTCCTCTATCTCTGTCTTACTTAATGGCAGCCCTTGTAAAGAGTTTAGACCATCTAGAGGTATAAGGCAGGGAGACCCATTATCTCCCTACCTTTTTATTTTATGCATGGAAGTATTCTCCAGACTTCTTTGCCACTTAGAAACTACTAAACAGGTTCCAGGAATCAAACTAACACCTAAATCTCCACCAATCTCTCACTTTTTCTTCGCAGATGATCTTCTTTTCTTCACTAAAGCAGATTTAGGAGGCTGCAAAAACCTCTTAGATGCAATCAATCTCTTTAGTGATTCTTCAGGGCAAGTCATAAATTTCTCTAAAGCTGGTTTGTTTTTTAGTAAAAGAGTTCATCGAAAACATCAAGGAATTATAATTAGACTTATGAAAATAAAGAGAACTAACATCAAAGACACACATCTAGGAGTTCCTCTATTtatagaaaaatcaaaattaaaatctttCGACAAcataattgaaaaaattgaaCACAAAGTCAAACGgtggttaacaaaatttctctcCCAGTCGAGTAAAATTGTTTTAAACAAGTCAATTCTCTCAAGTATGTCTATTTTTAGTATGGGTTGTTTTGtcttaccaaaaaaaattacaaaacgaATAAATgacatccaaagagatttttggtggggtaaAAATACTAACTCTAAAGGCATTTACATAAAAGCTTTTGACTTCCTTTGTAACCCAATTAATCAGGGAGGATTGGGTTTCAAAGAAGCTAATAAAGTTAACCAAGCCACGATCAGTAGGATAGCTTGGAGGTTAGTTAGCAAGCCTGATGACTTGTGGGCAAATTTTTTGAAAGGAAAGTACTTTAAAAAAAACAGGCGCTTTACATTCAAAAAAGAAATCTTCTGCTTCATGGATATGGAAATGTATTTTACAGGGAATTGAACACATAAAGAAATATAGTTTTTGGGAGGTAGGGGATGGATGTTCCATCAATTTCTGGGATGATAAATGGATCCCTTTTAGGGATCAACCTATGGCTAATTCAATGACCAGATTTTCAAACATAACACTTGTGTCAGATTTGATCAATCAAGACACAAAAAAGTGGATTGAATCTTTGTTATGCTCTTTCTTTGGAAACTCTTTAGTAAATGAAATCCTGAGCATCAGACTTTATGCTTCCAACAATGGAAGATTAAAGAAAGATACACTAAGATGGATGCTAACCAGAAATGGAGGATTTTCAGTTAAATCTCTTTATGCTAAATTACTTAACCCTTTGGGATCAGTTTCTACtgaaaccaaaaaaatttggtagGGTCTGTGGAGGATGGATACTTCACAAAGAATAAAACTCTTTACATGGAAATGTTTGCAAAACACTTTACCAACTAGGAGAAACTAGGCTCAATTCTGGATGTCGAAACGGAGTGCATTTTTTGCAAACAAGCCATTGAATCTACTTATCATTTATTTTTTGAGTGTTCTTATGCTAAAGCAATCTGGAATCTTGCACCAATGGCAAATCAGGGAGTACTTTCTAACACCTATAATATTTCATTTTTAGACAAATACAAGGAATGGTTAATAGGAGACATTAACTTTATATCTATGGCATTAGCAGCAACTAAATGCTGGTtcatttggaaggaaagatgtcTGAGAGTCTTTGAGAAACAAGAAAGTACACCTGAACAACTTGTTACAGACATTTCAAGACACTTTGCTTATTGGCATCCACAAAACTTAACTAGTGATAGCATTCAAAACAGGACAAAAACAGGCTTTACAACCTATTTGGAAATTTCCTACTATAAATAGCTTGAAATTGAACTGTGATGCTTCTTGGATTTCAAAAGACACTAATTCAGGTTTTGGTTGTATTCTTCGCAATTATCTAGGAACAGGTAAAGGAGCAACAATGGTAGTCTTCAGAGCATCAACAGATGAAGAAGCAGAAGCTCTAGCTCTGTTGCACACTACCAAATGGGCCATTCAACAAAATATGCAAAATCTAGTCATTGAGGGAGACAATCAAGTAACCATCAATTATCTGCAAGGGCATACAATTTCAGTTCAATGGCAAAGCATTGCTATTCTAGAAGAAGTTAAATATGAAGCAGTAAAACTTATCTCTTTTTTGGGTTTTATACATGTGGACAGGAGAGCCAACAAAGTAGCTGACTTAttagcaaagaaagcaaaacAATTCTGTCTGTTGGTTACTTTCTGCACCTTTATTTCTAATTCCTTCAATTGCGTATGACTCTGTCAAAGCACAGTCTGTCTGTAATGATCAAAACTCTATTGTAGCGTTTTCTGATGTTATTAATTCTGCAGAATCAGCCACCAGAGGAACAACCAATACTAGGTTTATTCCAAATGGGACTGAATCAAGGGATTAATGCTTTCTTTGGTAATCTATcttactttcaaaaaaaaaagttgtcttAGTTTAGCCGATTAGAAAAATGATGGGCTTTATACAAATCTAGGCCTGTTTATTTTAACGTCTACAAAACTAagccattttttttatttcaaacaAAAACTAGGTGGAAGGAAAATTAGCACCGTTAAGTGTACCTAAAAAGACTTATTAGTCTTTTGAATCGGTAATTGTTACCCAACTAGACGGGTTGATTCTTTACACGTCATCACACATTGCATATGTGGCAAACTTTGTACACATCATCATTTCTTTCGCACGTGGCATTGTTTACGTGGAAATCATGTGAGGCCTTAAATAGTAGCGCTCCTCTGAGTTGAATTTGTTCCAAGCCTCCTGTggcattaataaaaataaaacaaatgagGATTTGAAGAACATTTCGAATTTTGAAACGAGGtgggaaaaaaattaaaataaagatGATGAAAAACGATTTGTAGCGCATGATACAAAGATGATTATGTATCTAACTATCTTACAAAGTACACGCCTTGAGAACTTTCCTTTTAATTGATGGAGGTGTATGTACCAATCTAAGTGTAATCAGTGATTAGTAGAGTTATAAAGGGTTTTTGGGTGAATTCTTCCACACATAACCTGTGCAGACTGGAGTGTTATTTATACTGAAGATTCATACAAGCAGTTACAGATAATAATGGAAACAGTTCAACTGCCTAACAAGTAAATAGCTAGTCTTAAGAGACCGAGTTACATGGCAGTAGAACAGCACAGCTAACAATGTCTAACAACTGACTTGACTAAGCATGTCTAACacctcccctcaagttgtactggaGTTGACGGATGTGCTACTTGTCCCTGATGAAGTGAAATCTTGGTGCAGAGAAACCTTTATGAAAATATCAGCCAGTTGATCTCTGGAGCTAATGAAGCGCACGTGCAACTGTTTATTAGCAACTCTCTCCCTGACAAAGTGGTAGTCAATCTCTATATGTTTCGTTCGAGCATGGAAAACTGGATTCGCAGTAAGATAAGTAGCACCCAAGTTATCACACCATAAGATAGGCGGTGGAACAGGGATACCAATCTCATGTAGCAGAGATTGGACCCAAATTAACTCAGAAGTGGCAATAGCTACTCCTCTGTACTCATCTTCTGTTGAAGATTTTGAGAGAGTCTTCTGTTTCTTGGCACTCCACGATATCAGATTACCCCCAAAATATACGCAAAAGCCACTAGTTGATCTGCGGTCATCGAGATTTCCATCCCAATCTGCGTCAGAGTAAGCATGAAGAGTGAAATCTTTACCCGAGCGAAGATGAAGACCATAATCCACAATGCTCTTTAGATATCGAACTATGCGTTTAACAAGATCCCAATGTTCTACATAAGGTTCATGCATATATTGGAAAACCTTGTTTACCGCTACGGATATGTCAGGTCGCGTCAGATGTAGATATTGTAGTTCACCTACTACACTTCTATACAAAGTTGGATCTGTGAACTTCTCTGTTCCTTGCTTGCGAAGCTTTACATTAGGCGGCAACGGATTACAAACTGGCTTAGCACGATCTAGTTTCGTCTTCTTAAGTAGATCAGTGATATACTTGCACTGAGTCAGAATCAATTCTTGGTCTTTCCATAAAACTTCAACACCCAAGAAAAAAGACAGATCACCCATATCTTTTAACTCAAATATCTCTCCTAGATCCATTATAAGTTTAGCAATCTGACCAGAACTCGAGCCTGTGACAATtatgtcatccacataaactAACACATATGTAACTGCAGTTGGTGTTTGAAGAATGAAGAGAGAGTTGTCTGCAACAGAGGCCTTGAAACCCAGCTGAATCAAGTAATTACTCAGTTTCGAATACCAAGCACGTGGGGCTTGTTTCAGTCCATATAGGGACTTATGCAGCTTACATACATGATCAGGATAGTTAGGATCCACATATCTAGCAGGTTGTTTCATGTAAACATCCTCTTCCAATGTGCCATGCAGGAAAGCATTTTCCACATCGAGTTGCTTTAGCTTCCAATTGTTCATTACTGCAACAGACAGAACAAGACGTATAGTGCAGGGCTTGATGACAGGACTGAAAGTCTCTccataatcaatcacctcttgtTGGTTGAATCCCTTAGCAACCAGGCGAGATTTACGACGCTGAATAGTAACATCTGGATTTTTCTTTACCCTGAAAACCCATTTTGAACCCACAACATTCATTCCCTTCTCATACTTGACCAAAGAGTAAGTGCCATTACTTATAAGTGCATTGATCTGCACATCCATAGCAGTCCTCCATTTGGGATTTTTGACAGCTTCAGTGAAGCAAGTAGGCTCCATAAAATCAGACTCTGGCAAAGCATGTTTGGATGCAGTTAGGCACGACTTCTGAATTGGCTTACTAATACCATACTTGGCACGAGTTACCGTAGGATGAGATACAACATCTGAAGGACATGATGTAACATCATTTAGAGATACACTTGGTGCAGCAGACGACTCAGCTGAATTCTGTACAACAGCTGGTGATTCCAGCGGGGTTGCATCACCAACAGACGCATCTGAAGAACTTTGTAAAGATGGAGAATTAGAGAGCAGTTGTGAAGGTTGCACAGGTGACAAACTAGCAGATGTTGATTGCTCAACACCCTGCAACTGAGAGTCTGCTATAGTTTCCTAAATGGTGGAGATAATGATACACTAGTATCAGATGGAACCATACCTTGAATTCTCCGAGGATTTTTAAGCTGTGTGGACAAGAACGGGAACGAGCTTTCTTCAAAACAAACATGACGAGAGATGTATATTCGATTCGTTTGTCTGTGAAGACATATATAACCTTTATGAGCACTGTTATAACCTAGAAAAACACATGGCAGTGACCTTGGTTCTAGCTTATTCGAGTTATACTGCCTAAGACACGGATAAGCTAAACATCCAAAAACTTTGAGGAATGTGTAGTCTGGTTCTTGTTAAAAAGGAGCTCTAGAGGAGTTTTGCTATCAGAGTATGATTTAGGAAGTCTGTTAATGAGATAACAGGCAGTGGTGAAAGCATCAAACCAGAAATTCACCGACATATGAGCATGGAAGAGGAGAGCTAGACCAGATTCAGTAACATGACGAATTCGACGCTCAGCAAGACCGTTTTGGGGTGACGTATGGGGACAGGAAAATCTATGTTGGATCCCTGAATCATTTAGATAGGCAGTAATTTTCTTAAACTCTAAGGCATTGTCACTTTGAAAGACTTTGATTTTATGCTCAGTAAGATTTTCTATTTGCTTATGAAAGTGGATAAATGTTTGCATAGCATCTGAGCGTTGCACAAGGGGAAAAATCCAGGTGAAATGAGAATACACATCCATGATAAGTAAATAATATTTGTAGTCATTTCTTGATAGAGTAGGAGAGACCCAAATATCAGAAACAACTAAACTCAAAGGCTTATTATAAACAGTACTGCTAACAGGGAAAGGAAGTTTCTTACTCTTGCTTATGTGACAAGAGTGACAAAAATCAAAGTGCTTATTGGAAACAGGAAAGGAAAACTGATTACAAACTTTCGAAATAGTACGTAGCATAGGATGACCTAATCTTTGGTGCCACaatggaaaagatgatgagacGTATGAAGTTGGGTTTGCTGGAGATGTGCTCATCTCTACTCCATCAAACATATAAATCCCATTCCTATTCTGTCCTCGCAGCAGTATTATCCCCGTGCACTTGTCCTTCACAAAAAATAAGACGTGTGAAATTCAAAGAAAACATTGTTATCCTTACAGAATTGTGAAACCGACAGTAGGTTCGATTTTATTTGAGGGACATGATAAATGGAGTTTAAATGGTATTATCTGTTCTTATATGTAAAAGAAGCTTTAGCAATATTTGCAATGTTGAGTGCATTGCCATTACCAACATGAACCTGTTCAGTACCATCATACTCACGTGGGATTGCTAGGTTTCGCATGTCCGCAGTCATGTGATGTGTGGCTCCTGTGTCGGTCACCCACTGAGTACCTTGATATCCTCTTGGAAAGGCAACATATGCCGTTGGGGCCTTGCCTTTGTTGTTGTTTGGTTTCTCATATCGAAACCAACACCTATCACCAAGATGGCCTTTCTTCTTACAGATCTGACATTTTTCTTCAAACTGACTGCTTCTTTGAGACTGATTGCCACGGTTTGAGTTGTTGTTGTAGGGCTGATTAGATCCTCTATGTTGATTGTTGAATCGTCTTGGATCATCTTTTccagatgaagaagaggaggctgTTGCTACATTTGCAATGAGTGACTGCAACAAAGAAAGTTGATGCTCGAGCCGCAAATCAAAGGTGAGGAGATGAGAATAGAAAGTGTCTACGTCCATTACTTAAAGAAGTTACAATTGGATCATAACTCTGGTTGAGTCCATTACTGATAGCCTGCTTCTTTTCATCTGCAGAGACTGTGCATCCTGATTCTGCCAACTGAGCAAATAAAATCTTAGCATCAGTCAAATATTATTTCAAATTTTTATTACCTTTTGACAAGCTGTGAAGCTGTATCTTCAAGCTCATCTGATGAGCAAAAGTTTTTGGTGCATACTTCGACTCCAATTTATCCCAGATTTCTTTGGTTGTGTCAAGACGTGCAACTGTACTTAACACTTCAGGTTGTAAAGTTGAGTTCAACCACCCAAAAATCAAGGAGTCTTGTTGTTCATACGCAGTGAAAGCAGGATTTACAGCTTCACTTTCTGGTAAATGTTTTGCTGGTTTTTCTTTGCTTCCATCTATAAAGCCTGTGAGATCATGACCTTTTAGAATGGGTTTAAATTGAGCTTTCCACAGAAGATGATTCGTCTCTTTGTGTTTTAGGGTAACCATATGGTGGATTTGTACTTGGCGTAGAGTGTTAGTAACATTTGCCATTTTTGATAATAAGGTTTTCTGTGGTTTTGGTGTAGGTTTTGTGATTGTTTGCGGAAGGTGGCTTGGATCAaggctgataccaagttagaaaGGGTTTTTGGGTGAATTCTTCCACACATAACCTGTGCAGACTGGAGTGTTATTTATACTGAAGATTCATACATGCAGTTACAAAAAATAATGGAAACAGTTCAACTGCCCAACAAGTAAATAGCTAGTCTTAAGAGACCGAGTTACATGGCAGTAGAACAGCACAACTAACAATGTCTAACAACTGACTTGACTAAGAATGTCTAACAAGTAGTCAAGACGTGCAATTACTGTAAGGCTTACACACTATTTGTTCTAAACATCTAAAATTGCTCATTCATGTATAAAGAGGGGATTGTTGCGGTCCTAACAAGAAGAACGTATTGGGGTCCCTAAGCAACAATATAGATCAAAAAGTATACCAAGGCAGTAAGGTAAGTACTAGGGGAATATGATTTTAAAGACAAGAAGAAATTTGAGCAAACCACTGACAGGAACCAGGTAAGACTTGTATGAAGAGAAATGCattctccaattgatgtatatgaAAAGGACAAGAAATGCACCTTTAAAAGATTGAAAACCTTCTCGCATTGCAGCTGAATGGTAGCACTTTGTTGCACTGTCCTAAGCCCTTTCATTCCGTCCAGCACCACCATATTGCAGCTGCAATTACTCACCCTTCCTGCAATCCTTCTCTGACTCTTGGTTCAACCACCGacaatacaaccaaattaatcttGATCAAAGCTATTATATCTCAACACTCATTCACTGCATCTCCTCATTCCTTGTTCAGCATCAACTCTCCCATTCAAACCTCAACTACTAGCAACAACAATCAGAACCCGCGGCTCAAACTAAGCCGGCAACCATATCATCCTCTTCACTGTTTGCACCAAAAAAATGTAAACCCAGAAGTTATCATCTGTTTTAAAAatgaattcatgaaattaaagATTCATAGAGAAACAACAACCTAAAATCTTGTCGGATGTTGCTCTGGAATTTTTATAAGATACACAGTCACCACTTCTCTTCTtagcaacaacaacctcaaatccCATCTCACTACCAGTTTCAGACGATATAGTGTAAGATACACGGCCACCACTTCTGTTCTAAAAatgaattcatgaaattaggaTCAATCCGGTGCAGGTTAGTGCCAGGTCTAATCGGGAGTATGTAAAGGCATGGGCCGTAGGGCTGGCCCTGAAGGTAAAAAGTGTCTGCAGTCACGACACGATATATAGTTATGAAGGCCAACGCTAAAACTAAACACGACATAACTCTCATTTACCTGTGGAAAGAGGAAAAAATCTCAGATCTGGTTTCCAAAAGATGGTTTTTTCAAGGATTTCATCAATACTCCTAAGAAGGAGAAACCCATTTACATCAAAACCCATATCTTCCTTTTCTTCCATAAGCTCGATTTCATCATCCCCTTCAAACAATTTTAACCTAACTACCATCTCAAAATTCCACCTCCAAATCTTTTCAAACCCTAGAACTACCGACTTTTTCCAAATCAGACAATATAGTGCCGAAACCCCAAGCCTAATCGCCCAGGGAAAAAAGAAGCAAAGAAAAAGTCCTGAtccgaaaaaaataaaattggctcAATATAAACGCAAAGTCATTTTAGCCTATGAAGCTATAGACAAGGTTAAAGAGGTGAAAAGCAATTGCTTATTATGGCCGTCTTTTAAGCAGGAAGCCGAACGTGCTAATGATGCTGTAAACAATGCGTTGAAGAAATTTAACGAGTTAATGTCAGTATTGGGCGATGATGAAAGAAATTTAACGGGTAATTAATCAAATGTTAGatatgcaaaagaaaaaaaattggctgAATATGATCGCAAAGTCAGTTTAGTCTATGAAGCTATGGAGAAGGTTGAATATTCGAAAAGGAGTTGGGTAACTTGGCCGTCTTATAAGGGGGATGCCAAACGTGTAAATAATGCTGTAAACAATGCGTTGAAGAAATATTATGAGGCACTGTCAGTATTGGGCGAGGATGAAAGAAAGGATGTTGAGAAGGCCAACGGGTGGGTAATTAATGAAATGTTAGATATGCAAAAGAAAACGATGAGTGATGAGCTGATGAATTTTGATGAGGTTGTTATTCTTTCTTACTTTTCTTGTATTCAGATTGGATGCTTTTCTTGTGTTCTATCACTTTATACTGCTTATGTGAATCTATTAATGCCACACAACCTATTATGTGTTTAATGGATCCTCAACGAATGATATATTTCCATTTTGACAGGTTCTTAAGATATGGAACAAGGCCACTTTTGGAGAGGAGGATCCGAAAGGAAGTGGAGGCAGTGCAAGTTATGAGGCACTGTCAGTATTGGGCGAGGATGAAAGAAAGGATGTTGAGAAGGCCAACGGGTGGGTAATTAATCAAATGTTAGATATGCAAAAGAACACGATGAGTGATGAGCTGATGAATTTTGATGAGGTTGTTATTCTTTCTTActtttcttgtattcaatcacTTTGATAATCTGGTTATTATACAATGAAATAGCAAGGGCTTTAGAGCTCGATAGAAATAACTCCTAGATTCGATAGTAGAAAAATCCAtgaataaaatgaaaacaaatagTTACCTATAAGGTCACTTGTAGTTTAGAGATCTTCCTTTAATCTTAATTTTATGGCTGAGTGCATGTGAAATTGATTAGACGGTTGTCTAGCTGACCAGGAGTGCTAATATAAGAAGCCCTAGTTTTGGTGTACACATTTTACTTAATCAAAGTTTTCCCGGACGAGATACTAATTTTAGGTGGAATCATGAATTTCTGGACGAGCAGCCAGGTTTGATTCCCAACTCTAATCCTAATTTATTGTTACTGAAATGACAATTATTAAGAGCAAGGACAAATATTTGGGAAACAACTGCTGGTTCGAACCAAGTACGTATTTATAGGAGTATCTCAGCTATTGGTGTGTTTGAATCAGTTAGCTGTGAAATGGCATAGTATCACTAGTAGGTTTACACCTTGCTGCAGTGCCTTCCAAATCTGTGACCCTGAAGTTCTGTCGGGgttgtatttttgaatagaaCTTTATACTGCTTCTGTGAATCTCTTGATGTCACACAAGCTATTATGTGTTTAATGGATCCTCAACGGATGATATATTACCATTTTGACAGGTTCTTAAGATATGGAACAAGGCCACTTTTGGAGATGAGGATCAGGAGGGAAGTGGAGGCACTGCATGTTAGGAAAACCATGAGTGAACAAGCAATGCTGCATGACcaacaaactacacaaactttTCTTGGCCCGCCTGATGCATATTTTATCATTCCTGAGGTAAGATCAAGTGGATTTTAGTTCATCTTATAGATGTATTTGAAGACTTCAGAAATGTATTTGTAAGCATTTTTCAGACCAATGTGACATGTGTTTCGGTAGACAAGATGCTTTCCTGTATGTTTTCgtttcaaatactaataattgtAGAAATTTGGTTGGTTTATAAATTATTGCAAAACCTTGGTCGGTCTGTTTGATTTTTGAGTGGATTTGCTAGCTGTTGATGGCTTTTGCTGAATTGAGGATATGGGTTATTTTGCAAATTGGAGTTGCTAGGGTCCCGTCTGTGTGAGGTGTAGTAAGATAGTAAATAAGAGAACTACATGGCTAGAAATAGTGGTCAATATCATGTTATTCCCTTTTAGCACCTCATGTTGAGTAATCAGTAAGGATTAGTTGCTTGTTTATAGCTTTGATGGGGCACTATGCTGACATTGTTTCTAAGACAACAATGTAGGTTAAATGTTTTTGCTCTATGGAACTTAGAGTGTGTGGTATGTACTATAAGTTGGGTTCAAATCTGGTTTGATAGACTTCCAGTGCGCAGAACACCTAGATGGTTTCAACTTTTAAGAACATAGATTGCTGTAGAGTCCGCGGAGTTCAAGTCTTCTTTTATAAATGATTATTTCTGGGCCAGTGTTATGTTAAGCCTTTAAAGGTGGGAATGTTTTCACTGAATGAGCAGTTAAATACTGATAAGTTAGTAGTAGTCATACAGAGATTatatcagagaattcattctgTTGGCGCATGCTCCTATCGGCACACCTTAATCAACCTTGGTTGAATTTGTCTCTGAATCTGACTAAATTTCGATCTAACTcaaaatttattattttgttgttttttgaaaGTCAAGTGGATTGAAGAAAATTACTGATACGAAGAAGTTGATTTCTGTTTACTAAACCTGAATCCGTAAAAAAGTGCCTTGAGGATCGGGCGATAAATGAGATTTTTTTGAATGTAATCTCAGTGCTTGCTGCCTATTCAATGTGGGgtttttgagtttgagtttgccCCCCTAAACGAATTACTAATGCAGCTTATATCATTAATGGCCAGTTTCGATAGATGCTAACTATCCAAATCGCCTAAGCTAAAACACAACTTATTTTAAGCAAAGACTGATTGGTAAACACAACTTAGAATTTCTTGCTGACGTCTGGTAGGCATCTGTTGGGCCTTTTCTATAGAACATTTATATTTGCTGACTAACTATTAGAAGATCGTCGAATTTATTAAAGGATGTTCCCTAAATATTTAAATATTTAAAACAGAGTATTATAAGTTCTTGGATGTTGGTGATATAGGAATCATGTATCAGCAAGAAGTTCTTCCTTGGGACCTTCATGACTCGTATAACCTCAACTACACCCGCTTTCTTTTTCCACCGGCACCCgctttttcttctctctctctcaTATCTTCTTCGGAATCCCATATTTCAACTGTAATGCAACTTCGCCACCAAAATCATGTCACCTCTcgctgcacatggttcggttttctTCGGTTTTGGCAAAAACCGAAACCAAAGTAATCGGTTTTCCGATATTGAAAACGGTTTCACTCGGTTCAGTTTCTATTCGGTTTTGTTAAAAACCAGACGGTTTTTGGGTAACCGAATGATTTATAAACAATTTTTTACTGAGTTCATGTAATGTGCCAGTGCTTTACAGTTTACACAAATAGTACACCACAAGCGGCAGAAAAGTTTGATGGTAACATATCAGAGGGATAAATGACGAGCAACTAAAATGACAGCAAAATGCTTTAACTGGAATAATCCTCCTAAGTCCTAACCATTTATTAACTACAATTCATTAGTGTGAAAAGATTCATTCTGCTATGAGAATAATAGAGGTtcgcagttgttgatggtggtttttagtttagggttaaaatcgtaaa
This is a stretch of genomic DNA from Papaver somniferum cultivar HN1 chromosome 1, ASM357369v1, whole genome shotgun sequence. It encodes these proteins:
- the LOC113282524 gene encoding uncharacterized protein LOC113282524 isoform X2 — encoded protein: MEKVEYSKRSWVTWPSYKGDAKRVNNAVNNALKKYYEALSVLGEDERKDVEKANGWVINEMLDMQKKTMSDELMNFDEVLKIWNKATFGEEDPKGSGGSASYEALSVLGEDERKDVEKANGWVINQMLDMQKNTMSDELMNFDEVLKIWNKATFGDEDQEGSGGTAC
- the LOC113282524 gene encoding uncharacterized protein LOC113282524 isoform X1; its protein translation is MEKVEYSKRSWVTWPSYKGDAKRVNNAVNNALKKYYEALSVLGEDERKDVEKANGWVINEMLDMQKKTMSDELMNFDEVLKIWNKATFGEEDPKGSGGSASYEALSVLGEDERKDVEKANGFLRYGTRPLLEMRIRREVEALHVRKTMSEQAMLHDQQTTQTFLGPPDAYFIIPEVRSSGF